In one window of Tellurirhabdus rosea DNA:
- a CDS encoding OsmC family protein, producing the protein MPTIETRYLGDLRTEAVHLQSGTRILIDAPTDNNGRGEAFSPTDLVAASLGSCMMTIMGIAARRDGIDLTDSQMSITKIMSAEPPRRIARIEVHLTMQTPSELSESDRTKLERAARTCPVALSLHPDIEQAITFEWTSLSVMS; encoded by the coding sequence ATGCCGACGATTGAAACCCGTTACCTCGGCGATCTGCGCACCGAGGCCGTTCACCTGCAATCCGGAACCCGTATCCTGATCGATGCGCCCACCGACAACAACGGCCGGGGCGAGGCCTTCTCTCCCACCGATCTGGTGGCCGCTTCGCTTGGAAGCTGCATGATGACCATCATGGGCATTGCCGCCCGCCGCGACGGCATCGACCTGACCGACAGCCAGATGAGCATCACCAAAATAATGTCTGCCGAACCGCCGCGCCGCATCGCCCGCATCGAAGTTCACCTCACGATGCAGACGCCCAGCGAGCTTTCGGAGTCTGACCGCACCAAACTCGAACGCGCCGCCCGCACCTGCCCCGTCGCCCTCAGCCTCCACCCCGACATCGAGCAGGCCATCACCTTCGAATGGACAAGCTTGTCAGTTATGAGTTAA
- a CDS encoding 2'-5' RNA ligase family protein translates to MTLYFVALLPDAGIQAEVTAFKEAARDRFGSGHALKSPPHITLVPPFRVAQTPLFLSEIASRLEPFPVQLRHFDRFGKRVIFVGVENSEALQQCQRETSRAFEAALNLRPDNRPFHPHMTVAFRDLPVQRFPAAWAYFSGISYERTFTASGLTLLRHTGAGWVIAETFSFPTASPGEESSV, encoded by the coding sequence ATGACGCTTTACTTTGTTGCGCTTCTTCCCGATGCGGGGATTCAGGCTGAGGTAACGGCTTTTAAGGAAGCGGCCCGCGACCGCTTTGGTTCGGGCCACGCCCTGAAGTCTCCGCCCCATATTACGCTTGTTCCCCCGTTTCGGGTTGCGCAGACGCCTCTTTTTTTGTCGGAAATCGCTTCCCGGCTGGAGCCGTTCCCGGTGCAACTGCGCCACTTCGACCGGTTTGGGAAGCGGGTGATTTTTGTCGGCGTGGAGAACAGCGAAGCCCTGCAGCAGTGCCAGCGGGAAACCAGCCGGGCGTTTGAAGCCGCCCTGAACCTGAGGCCGGACAACCGCCCGTTTCATCCGCACATGACCGTCGCTTTCCGGGATTTGCCGGTGCAGCGGTTTCCGGCGGCCTGGGCCTATTTTTCCGGCATTTCCTACGAACGCACCTTCACCGCCTCCGGCCTGACCTTACTCAGACATACCGGCGCGGGCTGGGTCATTGCAGAAACCTTCTCCTTCCCAACGGCATCGCCCGGCGAAGAAAGCAGCGTCTGA
- a CDS encoding aminotransferase class V-fold PLP-dependent enzyme translates to MSTRRSFIRHLGSAVAGTFALPAFLEKAVAQPLQSYRPDASPLQLAQDEDFWNWVKTEYTASPNLLNLNNGGVCPQPKTVQDAHIRFYQYANEAPSYYMWRILDQGREALRTKLADLAGCSAEEIAINRNATEGLNTVIFGLNLKAGDEVVLTKQDYPNMINAWKQREKRDGIKLVWIDLELPSENDDYLVEKYVKAFTSKTKIVHVTQLINWVGQIMPVRKIADIAHQRGIEVIADGAHTFALLDFKIPDLGCDYFATSLHKWLGAPFGSGMMYIRKEKIKNVWALLSNNEPDGPDIRKFESLGTRSFASEMAIGTAVDFQLALGTARKQARVQYLKNYWAERVRDIPGVHLHTSLKPEFACGVALFSIDGLKAGEVESQLLSQYKIHTSPIEWERIKGVRVTPNVYHTPKDLDRLVTAVEQIAKGRKRS, encoded by the coding sequence ATGTCTACCCGACGTTCGTTTATCCGTCACCTCGGCTCGGCCGTTGCCGGAACCTTCGCCCTGCCCGCTTTTCTGGAAAAAGCCGTGGCACAGCCCCTGCAATCCTATCGACCCGACGCTTCTCCGCTGCAACTGGCGCAGGATGAAGATTTCTGGAACTGGGTCAAGACGGAGTACACCGCTTCGCCGAATCTGCTGAACCTCAACAACGGCGGCGTTTGCCCGCAGCCCAAAACGGTGCAGGACGCGCATATCCGCTTTTATCAGTACGCCAACGAGGCTCCGAGCTATTACATGTGGCGCATTCTGGACCAGGGCCGCGAAGCCCTGCGGACCAAACTGGCCGATCTGGCGGGCTGCTCGGCGGAGGAAATCGCCATCAACCGGAACGCCACCGAAGGACTCAACACCGTTATTTTTGGTCTTAACCTGAAAGCCGGCGACGAAGTGGTGCTCACCAAACAGGATTATCCGAACATGATCAACGCCTGGAAGCAGCGCGAGAAACGGGACGGAATCAAACTGGTCTGGATCGACCTCGAACTGCCCAGCGAAAACGACGATTATCTGGTTGAAAAATATGTAAAAGCCTTTACCTCCAAAACGAAAATCGTCCATGTCACGCAGCTGATCAACTGGGTGGGGCAGATCATGCCCGTGCGGAAAATCGCCGACATCGCCCACCAGCGCGGCATCGAGGTCATCGCCGACGGGGCGCACACGTTCGCGCTGCTGGACTTCAAAATTCCCGATCTGGGCTGCGATTATTTCGCCACGAGCCTGCACAAATGGCTGGGCGCGCCGTTCGGCAGCGGGATGATGTACATCCGGAAAGAAAAAATCAAAAACGTCTGGGCGCTGCTCTCCAACAACGAGCCCGACGGGCCGGACATCCGGAAGTTCGAATCCCTGGGAACCCGCTCGTTTGCGTCCGAAATGGCCATCGGCACAGCCGTTGACTTCCAGCTGGCGCTCGGCACGGCCCGCAAACAGGCGCGGGTTCAATACCTCAAAAACTACTGGGCTGAACGGGTGCGCGACATTCCGGGGGTGCATCTCCATACTTCTCTCAAGCCCGAATTTGCCTGCGGCGTGGCCCTGTTTTCCATCGACGGGCTGAAAGCCGGGGAGGTTGAGTCGCAGCTGCTGAGCCAGTACAAAATTCACACGAGCCCCATCGAGTGGGAGCGCATCAAAGGCGTTCGGGTGACACCAAACGTCTACCACACGCCCAAAGACCTGGATCGGCTGGTGACGGCGGTGGAGCAGATCGCGAAAGGACGCAAGCGGAGCTGA
- a CDS encoding glycoside hydrolase family 95 protein, producing the protein MKQYMAGLLLLVTSTLWAQQPDKTLWYKQPAQYFEETLVLGNGTQGATVFGGVQSDKIYLNDATLWSGEPVNANMAPEAYKNVEAVREALRKEDYKLADQLNKKLQGKFSESYAPLGTLFIDFGHGPTAQNYYRQLSLSEAVSTTTYQIDGVNYTREYFVSHPDKIMVVRLSSSRKGALNFSVRFNSLLRHGVTTPNSVLKATGNAPIHAEPSYRGNMPNAVVFDSAKGTRFTTLARLKATDGRLVTTDSTVGLQGGTEAVLFVAIATSFNGFDKNPATEGLPHEALAAERLTKAFAKPYHQLKQAHVADYQTYFNRVSLNLGPSQAPSLPTDERLQRYATGQEDKNLEMLYFNFGRYLLISSSRTPGVPANLQGIWNPYMRPPWSSNYTTNINAQENYWPAESTNLPEMHGSLLTFIGNLAKTGAVTAKTFYGVNGWTVAHNSDIWAMTNPVGDFGQGDPGWANWNMGGAWLSTHLWEHYAFSQDKAFLRQQAYPLLKGAAQFCLEWLVEDKNGNLITSPSTSPENIFVAPDGYKGATLYGATADLAIIRECFAQTIEASKRLNIDADFRAKLEKALARLYPYKVGAEGNLQEWYHDWKDADPKHRHQSHLFGLYPGNHIRPDKTPDLAQACRRTLEIKGDETTGWSKGWRINLWARLWDGNHAYKMYRELLHYVVPDGVKTTYARGGGTYPNLFDAHPPFQIDGNFGGTAAVAEMLVQSTEDEIRLLPALPDVWAGGSVSGLRARGGFDVAMQWADKRLTSVTLHSKTGGKTQLVSGGKTQAVTLKPGQRLTVKW; encoded by the coding sequence ATGAAACAGTACATGGCCGGACTGCTGCTGCTGGTTACGTCAACCCTGTGGGCCCAGCAACCGGACAAAACACTCTGGTACAAGCAACCCGCACAATACTTTGAAGAAACGCTGGTGCTCGGCAACGGCACCCAGGGCGCGACGGTCTTCGGCGGCGTACAGTCCGACAAGATTTACCTCAACGACGCCACGCTCTGGTCGGGCGAACCCGTCAACGCCAACATGGCTCCGGAGGCGTACAAGAACGTGGAGGCCGTTCGAGAGGCGCTTCGAAAGGAAGATTACAAACTGGCCGACCAGCTGAATAAAAAGCTTCAGGGCAAATTTTCGGAATCCTACGCCCCGCTCGGCACGCTGTTCATCGACTTCGGCCACGGCCCGACGGCCCAGAATTATTACCGCCAGCTGAGCCTTTCGGAGGCCGTTTCGACGACCACCTACCAGATCGACGGCGTAAACTATACCCGCGAATACTTTGTCTCGCATCCCGATAAAATTATGGTGGTCCGGCTAAGCAGCAGCCGGAAAGGCGCCCTGAATTTCTCGGTCCGGTTCAACAGTCTGCTTCGTCATGGGGTCACGACCCCTAATTCGGTGCTGAAGGCGACCGGCAACGCGCCCATCCATGCCGAACCAAGCTACCGGGGAAATATGCCGAACGCCGTGGTTTTTGACTCCGCCAAAGGCACCCGCTTTACCACGCTGGCCCGCCTCAAAGCTACGGACGGACGCCTCGTGACAACCGACAGCACCGTAGGTTTGCAGGGCGGCACCGAAGCTGTTTTGTTCGTCGCAATAGCCACCAGTTTCAACGGGTTCGACAAAAATCCGGCGACGGAAGGGCTGCCTCACGAGGCCCTTGCCGCCGAACGGCTCACAAAGGCTTTTGCCAAACCCTACCACCAGTTGAAGCAGGCGCACGTGGCGGATTACCAGACCTACTTCAATCGCGTCAGCCTCAACCTCGGCCCCAGTCAGGCGCCCAGTCTGCCGACCGACGAGCGCCTCCAACGCTACGCGACCGGGCAGGAGGACAAAAACCTCGAAATGCTGTACTTCAACTTCGGGCGGTATCTGCTCATCAGCAGTTCGCGGACGCCGGGCGTTCCGGCCAATCTGCAGGGCATCTGGAATCCCTACATGCGGCCGCCCTGGAGCAGCAATTACACCACCAACATCAACGCCCAGGAAAATTACTGGCCCGCCGAAAGCACCAACCTGCCCGAAATGCACGGGTCGCTGCTGACCTTCATCGGCAATCTGGCCAAAACCGGCGCAGTAACGGCGAAAACGTTCTACGGCGTCAACGGCTGGACCGTCGCTCACAATTCCGACATCTGGGCCATGACCAACCCCGTCGGTGACTTCGGCCAGGGCGACCCCGGCTGGGCCAACTGGAACATGGGCGGGGCCTGGCTCAGCACCCACCTGTGGGAACATTACGCGTTCTCGCAGGACAAGGCGTTTCTGCGGCAGCAGGCCTATCCGCTCCTGAAAGGGGCCGCTCAGTTCTGCCTAGAATGGCTGGTGGAAGATAAAAACGGCAACCTGATCACCTCGCCCTCCACGTCGCCGGAGAATATTTTCGTCGCTCCCGACGGCTACAAAGGCGCGACGCTTTACGGCGCAACGGCCGATCTGGCGATCATTCGGGAGTGTTTCGCCCAGACGATAGAGGCGTCGAAACGGCTCAACATTGACGCCGATTTCCGCGCGAAACTCGAAAAAGCGCTGGCGCGGCTGTACCCGTACAAGGTCGGGGCCGAGGGGAATTTGCAGGAATGGTACCACGACTGGAAGGACGCCGACCCCAAACACCGCCACCAGTCGCACCTGTTCGGACTGTATCCGGGCAACCACATCCGCCCCGACAAAACGCCGGACCTCGCGCAGGCCTGCCGCCGGACACTCGAAATCAAAGGCGACGAAACCACGGGCTGGTCGAAAGGCTGGCGCATCAACCTCTGGGCGCGGCTCTGGGACGGCAATCACGCCTACAAAATGTACCGCGAACTGCTGCATTACGTGGTGCCGGACGGCGTGAAAACCACCTATGCCCGGGGCGGCGGCACGTATCCGAACCTGTTCGACGCGCACCCGCCGTTTCAGATCGACGGCAATTTTGGCGGCACGGCGGCCGTGGCCGAAATGCTCGTGCAATCGACCGAAGACGAAATCCGGCTGCTGCCCGCCCTGCCCGACGTCTGGGCTGGCGGCTCGGTCAGCGGCCTGCGGGCACGGGGCGGCTTCGATGTGGCGATGCAATGGGCCGACAAACGCCTGACCTCGGTAACGCTGCACTCAAAAACGGGCGGCAAAACCCAGCTGGTCAGCGGCGGCAAAACGCAGGCCGTGACGCTGAAGCCGGGGCAGAGGTTAACCGTGAAGTGGTAA
- a CDS encoding iron chaperone: MEKTKFTSTDEYIASFPEDVQELLQKIRSVIREAAPEAKEVISYNMPTYRQKEALVHFAAYKSHIGFYPAPSPITAFAEELAGYKRAKGSVQFPLTEPIPFELIRAMTEYRVRQVSES, encoded by the coding sequence ATGGAAAAGACAAAATTTACCTCGACCGACGAATACATTGCTTCGTTTCCCGAAGACGTTCAGGAACTACTGCAAAAAATACGGAGCGTTATCCGGGAAGCGGCCCCGGAGGCGAAGGAGGTCATAAGCTACAACATGCCCACCTACAGACAGAAAGAGGCGCTGGTGCATTTTGCGGCCTACAAATCGCACATTGGCTTTTACCCGGCCCCTTCGCCGATAACGGCGTTTGCGGAAGAACTGGCAGGGTATAAAAGAGCGAAAGGCTCAGTGCAGTTTCCGCTGACTGAGCCTATTCCCTTTGAGTTAATCCGCGCCATGACCGAGTACCGGGTGCGGCAGGTAAGCGAATCCTAG
- a CDS encoding MmcQ/YjbR family DNA-binding protein: MVAIDIFREIALSFPEASEKAHFDKTAFTIGEKVFVTLNERLAQATVKLTVQEQDLFSLFDKTVIYPVPNSWGKKGWTIIELRKVEEQTLRDALTSAYRTTAPKRLASQF; this comes from the coding sequence ATGGTGGCAATAGATATCTTTCGGGAAATTGCCCTGTCGTTTCCCGAAGCTTCCGAAAAAGCGCATTTTGACAAAACCGCCTTTACCATTGGGGAAAAGGTGTTTGTCACCCTGAATGAGCGGCTTGCCCAGGCCACCGTGAAGCTGACGGTGCAGGAACAGGACCTGTTTTCGCTTTTCGACAAAACAGTCATTTACCCCGTTCCCAACAGCTGGGGTAAAAAAGGCTGGACCATCATTGAACTGCGGAAAGTAGAAGAACAGACCCTTCGGGATGCGCTCACTTCGGCCTATCGTACAACGGCACCCAAACGACTTGCCAGCCAATTCTAA